The genomic window AAGCCGAACCCGAATAAGAAAAAATTCAAAAAGAAGTTTCCTCCCAAAAAAGACAACAATGCATAAAATTTTCGGATTATTAACTCTTATCCTTCTCTTTAGCTGTAATTCTTCGGGTGAAGATGTGATCATGAATGCAGTTGATGGCAAATGGAGTAAAAAGCAGGAACAAAAATTTAATCTTGAAATTTCAGATCCGCAGAATCCAAAAAATATTATTTTTGTTGTAAGAAATAATAATGATTATCCGTATAGTAATATCAGGTTTATTGTAAATTTCACCAATCTTCAAAATAAGAAAAAAGACGTGGATACGTTAAATTACGTACTTGCCAAACCAAACGGGGAGTGGCTTGGTACAGGTTTTGGAGATACGAAAGAAACTTTTTTTCAGTATAAACTGAAATATACATTTCCGGAAAAAGGAAAATATGAAATCGGGATGATTCAGGCGATGAGGAATGATAACCTTCCCGGAATAGAAGATATCGGAGTAAAAATAGAAACGGCTAAACCGTAACCATAAATGGAAGAAAACAAACAAAACAATGGAAGCAAGGGCAGAACATTCCCTCTTCCGCCTAAAAAAAAGAAAGACACCTCCTGGAAAAAGTGGGTGAAAGTAGTCTGGATAGGATTCATTGCTGTCGTTTTAGGAATTTCAGGGCTTTTCTTTGCGGTATCTCAAGGCTTTTTGGGAGAAATGCCGGATGTGAAAGAGCTTGAAAATCCGAATATCTATGTAGCGTCAGAAATTATTTCTTCAGATGGAGTCGTTTTAGGAAAGTTTGAAAAAGAAAAAACTCAGCCTGTCATTTATAAGGATCTTCCTCCTTACCTTGTATATGCATTACAGGCAAAAGAAGATGAGCGTTTTAAAGAACACTCGGGTATTGATTTACAATCTATTGCTAGAGCGGTAGTGTATGGTGGTTCAAGAGGGGGAGGTTCTACAATTACCCAACAGCTTGCGAAGCTTCTTTTTACAGGTAATGCTTCTCAAAATAAAATAGAGAGAGCTTTTCAAAAATTAAAAGAATGGGTAGTAGCGGTAAGTTTGGAAAAAAGATATACTAAAGAAGAAATTATTACCCAGTATTTTAACAAGTTTGATTTTCTTTTTAATGCGAATGGTGTTGAAATGGCTTCCAAAGTGTATTTTAATAAAACAACTTCTCAGCTTACATTGCCGGAAGCTGCTACTTTTGTGGCAATGCTAGAAAACCCAAGAAAAAATAATCCTTATAGAAATCCTGAACAGGCAAAGGAGAGAAGAAATGTGGTTTTGGAGCAAATGCAAAAGACAGGTTACATTGATATGGCAACCTATGAAAGAGCGAAAGAAACTCCTGTTACGGTTGACTTCCATCCAATAAAAGATATTACAGAAGGATATTCTGCATACTACAAGCATTATCTGAGAAAAGAAATTAATAAATATCTTGAAGATTACGAAAAAGAAACAGGAAAAAAACTTAATCTTTACAGAGATGGTCTGAAAATATATGTGACGTTGGATTCTAAAATGCAAAAATATGCGGAAGAATCTATTAAAGAGCACTTAACTGATCTTCAGAAAAGATTTGATGCGGAGCAGAGAGGAAGAAAAGACAGACCTTTCTATTATCTGAACAGTACGCAGATTAATGATCTGATGGTTCAGGCAATGAAAAGAACCGGAAGGTATAAATTACTGAAAGCAGACGGACTTTCCGATGAAGCCATTATAGCGGAATTTAAAAAGCCTGTGAAGACCTCTCGTTTTACTTGGAATGGAGAAGAAGAAGTAGAAATGTCTCCATGGGATTCTATCAAATGGCATAAGCAAGTTGCTCAGGCAGGTTTGATGTCGGTAGTTCCTGGAACAGGAGAGATTAAAGCCTGGGTAGGAGGTATCGATTGGCAGCATTTCCAATATGACCATATTAAACAAGGAAAAAGACAGGTAGGATCTACCTTTAAGCCTTTTGTATATGCGACTGCAATTATGAAATTAGGTTTAACGCCATGTTCTACAATTTCTAACGCAAGTTTCAATAAAGGAAGCTATCATGTTCCGGGAAGAGGAGGAATGCTTACTTTGAAAGATGCTTTAGCGCATTCTCAAAACCCGGTTGCCTTACGTTTGGCCGAAATGACAGGAACTCAAAGTGTAATACAAACGGCAAGAGACTTAGGAGTTACGGAGGAAATATCCACCAGTTTACCAATGGCATTAGGAGCGTCGGATATTACCATCTACGAAATGGTAGGAGCGTACAGTACTTTCGCTAACTATGGAAATTACAATAAGCCGGAAATGATCTGGAGGATTGAAGATGCCAACGGAAGGGTAATAAAAGAAGTAAATGTAGAGCCTAAAGAAGTGATGAATCCTTTGTATGCTTATACAATGATTGAACTGATGAAGGGAGTTGCACAGTACGGAACAGCATCGGGAGAATTAGGCAGAAAAGGTATTTCTAAAGATGTAGAAATCGCAGGAAAAACGGGAACAACCCAAAATAACTCCGATGGTTGGTTTATGGGAATTACTCCTAGATTGGCAACAGGAGCTTGGGTAGGATGGGAAGACAGAGCAACCCACTTCTTTGGAACAGGGGAAGGACAAGGGGCTAAAATGGCTTTACCGATCTGGGCGATTTATATGAAGAAAGTATGGGCCGATAAAAGCTTAGGAATTTCTCCTCAGGATAAATTCATAAAACCTTCAGAATGGAAAGATGGCTGCTCTAATCTTAAAGGATTAGGTAGCGGATATGGAGACGATGGAGGCCTGCAGACTTTAGATGAAATTAAAAATCCTAAACCGGTAGACCCTTCTCCCAAAAAGAATCAGGATAAGAAAGATGAAAATGTAAATGAAAATCTGAATAAAGGAGAAGAAATTGATTTTAATAATAAATAATTTAGATAGAGCCTTCCAGAAATGGGAGGCTTTTTTGTAAGCAAATTAATACCTTTGGGAGATGAACCTTACCAAAATACAGCAGCCGTTTACAGAGATTTTCCCAGGTGATTTTTCAGGAAACCCAATGCAAAGGATGACTCCTAAAGTATTATTCTCGACCGTTGTCCCTGTAGAATTTAAAAGTCCTAAGCTTATTGCTTTTAATGAAAAACTTTCTGAGGAAATAGGATTGGGAAAATATGAAGAAAAGGATCTCGGCTTTCTGGTGGGAAATCATTTACCGGAAAATATTAAACCCTATTCAACAGCTTATGCAGGCCACCAGTTTGGAAATTGGGCAGGGCAACTGGGAGATGGCAGAGCAATTCTTGCCGGAGAGATCGAAAATCATTTGGGTAAAAAAACTGAAATACAATGGAAAGGAGCGGGAGCGACTCCCTATTCGAGACATGCAGACGGAAGAGCTGTGCTAAGATCCTCACTTCGGGAGTATCTGATGAGTGAAGCCATGTATTCTTTGGGAATTCCCACAACAAGAGCGTTAAGTTTGTGTCTTACAGGAGAAAATGTGGTTCGTGATATTCTATATAGTGGTAATCCCCAGGAAGAAAAAGGGGCAGTGGTGGTAAGAACTGCGGAAAGTTTTTTGAGATTCGGTCATTTTGAGCTTATGTCTGCACAAAATGAATATCAAACATTACAAAACCTTTTGGATTTTACCATCAAGAATTACTTTCCTGAAATTCAGTCTGAGGAAAATCAGAAGTACAAAGATTTTTTTGAAAGCGTTGCTAAAAGAACAGCTGACCTTATGGTGGAATGGTTTAGAGTAGGTTTCGTGCATGGTGTGATGAATACGGACAATATGTCGATTCTCGGGCTTACAATAGATTATGGACCATTTTCAATGATGGATGAATATGATTTGAATTTCACGTCCAACACCACAGATCTTCCGGGAAGAAGATATGCGTTTGGGAAACAAGGCCAGATTTCCCAATGGAATCTTTGGCAGTTAGCAAATGCGCTTCATCCTATCATAAAAGATGAGAAATTTTTAGAAGATACTTTAAATAAATTCGGAGATTACTTTTGGAAAGAACACGATAAAATGTTGTGTAATAAATTCGGGTTCGATCAATTATTAGAGAGTGACGAAGCCTTTTTTATCAATTGGCAAGGTTTGATGCAGGAGTTGCAGTTGGATTACACACTCTTTTTTAATCTCCTGGAAAAAACAGATGGAAATATGGATTTGAAATCTGAATTTGAAAAAATTGCCTACCTTTTATTAGACGATAAGGCTTTGTCAAAAATTAAGGATTTTCTTGGTCAATATAAATTAAGGCTTGAAAAAAATAAAATTTCAAGAGCAGAATCGATAGCATTAATGCAAAAAAACAATCCGAAATTCATGTTGAGAAATTATCTTCTTTATGAATGTATTGAAGAAATTGAAAACGGGAAAACTTTTTTGCTGGAAAAACTCATTACAGCACTCGAAAATCCTTACGAAGAAAAATTCCCGGAATTTTCAGTAAAGAGACCGTCAAAATATGATGATGTTTCAGGATGTTCTATGCTTTCATGTAGTTCGTAATAATTGAGATAAAGAAACTTACCGTATTTAGATTGTTGGAAAAAATTAAAATAGTTAGCCAATTCAGGTTGCATTTTTTTATTTTTGCAAAAATTTTCACAGTGTCCATATCATCAAAACTTTATAGTTTTTTTAAAATAGTTTTTCCTTCTACTTATATAGAATTTGGTGTTTTTCTCTTCTTTCTTTGTGTTTATGGGATTTTAGGATCTTATATAGCGGTTAATTATACCGTTATTTTTGATGATAGAATTCCTTGGGATGCCTACTTTAGTTTTGATAACCGGTCTATCGTAATGACGGGAGGAAGTTTTGAAAGACATCCTCTGTCATATTATTTTTTTAACTGGCTTCGTGAGTTTGCTTTTCTTTTCTCGGACGGAAAGAAAAACGATGTTTTTAGATTGGTTTTGGCATGGACGAGCAATCTGATGGTGAGTTTAAGTATTGTTCAGATTTTCAAATATTTGAAAAATATCATTCAGCTGCCTTTATTCATCGGTCTTTTATTGGTCGTTTTCTTTTCTCTTTTCTCTACAGCTATTCTACTTTCATTTACTCCTGAAAATTTTACCTACACGTTGTTTTTATTAATGCTGTTTAATTATTATGCAGCGGTAAGGATTAAAAATGATAAGAAGATTTCTGCTTTGGCTCTCGTTGCCGGAGGAATTACTATCGGAGGGCTTACAATTACTAATTTGGTGAAGGTTTTTATTCCTGTTTTTTTTGAAAAGAATCTGTTTAAAAATTGGAAGAAGCTATTAGATGCATTTACAAGAGGTTTGCTAACGGTAATATGCTTTGTGTTACTTTATTTGAACAGAATTGAATTTAAATATCAGAATATTTTTTCAAAAACCAGTAGTCAGTACGAAAAGTTTTCTAATGCAGAGCCTGCTTCGATTTGGGATATGGTAGTTTCTTTCTTTTTCGGAGGAAATATGCTTTTCTCAAGTTTTATCATTAGAGATAAGCATAATATGAAAGGCTTTCATTACAAAGGATTGTTTATGGATGTGTATTCATCTCCGGTATCCTATTTATTCGTATTTGTTGTGGTAGGACTTTTGGTATGGAGCTATTGTAAAAATTTTAAAAATAAATTGGTTCAGATTATTGCAATTTCCTTCATTTTAGATATCATTATCCATTGCTTTATGAGATTTGGTCTTCACACCTCTTATATTTATGGCGGACATTTTGTTTTTGTATATATTTTGTTGTTAGGCTGGCTTTTTTATGCCTATAAATCTTCACCGAAAATGCTGTCATTTCTTTCAACAATATTATGTGTGCTGCTGATTTATTTAGGGTACAATAATTATTTGAGAATGGCAGAGTTTTTTAACTTTTTGAATACATTTTATCAATAAAAAGAGCTGAGAAATTTCTCAGCTCTTTTTATTTTGTACAGAAGTGTAATTACTTTGCTTCTGCACAGAATATTCTATATTGTACGGCAATAGCCGATTTGAAATATTCCTTTATTTTAGAAAGATCAGAAGCGGCACTTTGCTTACTGAAGTAGCTTCCTGCTAGAATTTTGTAATTCGGGCGTAAAGAAGCATCTGTTTCAACCTTTAGATTGGGAAATCTTTTTCTGAAATACGTTTTGATTTCGTTGGCCTCATCGTTGCTCTTTACCGTTGTGATTTGTATTTTGTAACCTAGTATTCTAGGGTTTTTTCTGCAGATTTCAGCATTGGTAAGTTCTCTGTTTGGAACTAAAATTTTTGTCGGCTTCGATGGGGTGTCATCTATAATATTAGAAGATTTACCATATGAAACTTTGGAACATTTGTCCTCCAGGCTCGTCATTGCATCATTTACGCGAGCATCCATGCTTATAATAAGCTCTGTACCGGATAATGTGTCTTTTTTTACAACCTGTTGTGCATCAATATTATAAAAACTTAGCAGAGATAATATCGAAAATAATTTTATCAAATTTTTCATTTAAAAGTTGTTTCAGCAAATTTATACAAATATAAAAATTATACCAAACTGAGTTATTTAGAATCAATACAAATTAAACTGAAATGATATTTTCCCCTTTCTATATGCCGTTAAATTTCTGTTAAATATGTTATTTTTGCCGAATTGATTGAATGTTCAATATTTTACTAACATAAGATAATTTAAATGATTAGTTGGAGAAAGCATTATAAACAAACGTTGGTTGCAATAGGCTTATTGTTATCAACCAGTGCTTCAATTTACGGGCAAGACGGCGATCCTAAAAACGGAGAAAAACTTTTTAAGGCAAACTGTACGGCATGTCACGCTTTAGACAAACAACTTGTAGGACCTCCTTTGAAAGGAGTGGTAGAGCGAGTTAAAGCAGAGGCCGGCAAAGATACAGAATGGCTTCATAAGTGGATCAAAAACAACAAAGAAGTCAGAGAATCTGGCGATGAGTACGCCAATGAGATTTTTGAAAAATTTAATAAGACTGAGATGCAGCTCTTTCCAAATCTTACAGATAAGGATATTGATGACATCTTAGCATACACAACTAATCCTCCGGCTCCGGAAGAGAAAAAACCGGAAGCGGGAGCAGGAACTGCAGCTGATGCAAATGCTACGGCGGCTCCTGCAAGCAGCACTACAACAAGTGTTGTAATTATTTCCCTTTTAGCTATTGCAGCTTTATTGGTTTGGATTTTAATTAAACTAAGACAGCTTGTAAAACTAGGTCAGTCTGAAGACTTAGCAGGGCTTAATGAAACAAGAGTAAAATCTTTCAGCGAAGTTTACGAAAAATACCATTATATAGGAAAAGGAATTATTGCTATTCTTGCGATCCTGGCAATGTATGGTGTTTGGAACTGGATTATGTGGATCGGTGTTTACAAAGGATATAAGCCTGAACAACCGATTTACTTCTCTCACAAAATTCACGCTGGAGAACAGAAAATAGACTGTCAGTTATGTCACTCAAGTGCTAAATACGGTAAAGTATCCGAAATTCCTTCTATGAATGTTTGTATGAACTGTCACAAGGCAATTTCTGAATACAATGCAGATCATTATATGGAGCCAGGAAAAGATAAAGCATTCTATGACGGAGAAATCCAGAAAATTTATGCTGCTACAGGTTGGGATCCTGCAAAACAACAATACACAGGGAAAACTCAGCCGGTTGAATGGACGAGGATCCACAATATGCCAGACTTTGTTTACTTTAATCACTCTCAGCACGTAGTAGCCGGTGAGCAAGCGATCATTAATTCTTTCAATAAAAAGAATCCTACGAACAAAATTGATGTTGTTTGTAAAGCTTGTCACGGAAAAATTGATACGATGAATGTTGTTCAGATGGCTAATGATTTCACTATGGGATGGTGTATCGAATGTCACAGAACTACTGAGGTTGATATGAACAACGGTTATAATAAAGAATACTTCAAGAATCTACACGACAAGTTGAAAAAACAATACCCTCAGGATGGCGGTAAGATTACTGTAGATGCAATTGGAGGTCTTGAGTGTGGTAAATGTCATTATTAATAACTAAAAATTAGAAGTATAAATGGCTTCAAACAAAATACAATTTAGAAGTATTCATGAACTTAAAGACCCGGCTTTAAATAATAAGCTGGCTCAGAAAGAGTTTCAGGAAGAAATTCCGGTAGAAGATTTCCTTGGAGATGCTGAACAAAACGGATCTAGTACTTCAAGAAGAGATTTCTTAAAATTACTAGGGTTTTCTACTGCAGCAGTTACCTTAGCTGCTTGTGAAGCTCCGGTAATTAAAACTATTCCTTATGTGGTAAAACCACATGATATTATTCCGGGAGTTCCTAATTATTATGCATCAACATATTTCGATGGATTTGATTTTGCGAGCGTTTTAGTAAAAACACGTGAAGGAAGACCTATCAAAATAGATCCGAACCCGGCAGCTGGTGATTTAGGAAAAACCAATGCAAGAGCTCAGGCAAGCGTACTTTCTCTTTATGATAATGATAAAGTAAAGCAGCCTAAGTTTGAAGGTAAAGACGAAACTTTTGATAAAGTAGACAGTTTTGTTATCCAAGGATTAGAAGAAGCGAAAGCTTCAGGTAAAAGAATTGTGTTATTGTCACATTCTTTTGCTTCACCTACTTTCAAAAAACTATTTGCTGAATTTAAAGCAAAATATCCTACAGCGGAATTAGTAACTTATGATGCTTTCCCTTATGCTGCAGCATTAGACGCAGCTCAGGAAGTTTTCGGGCAAAGAGCATTGCCTGTTTACGATCTTAAAGGATCTGAATTAGTGGTTGCTTTCCAGGCTGATTTCTTAGGAGATTACAACGCAGGAAGTTTAGAAACTTCTTATGCAGCAGCAAGAAAACCGGGTGCAAACATGTTGAGACACGTACAGGTGGAATCAAACATGTCTATCACAGGTGCTAATGCTGATGAAAGAATCAGATTAAAACCGAGTGCAGTAAACAAAACGTTAGTTGAAGTTTACAACGCAATCGTAGGAGGGGGTACTTCAGATAAGACTGCCTCTGAATTAGCTAAAGAATTATTGGCAAAAGGCAGCAAAGCTGTTGTTTTCGCTGACGGTTCTAAAGGTGCTCAGGTTTTAGCTCACTTAATTAACCAAAAATTAGGGTCAGTTGCTTTCACTGGTAAAGCGAACTTCCTAAAAGATTTCGATAAAGCAAGATTCCAGGAATTCTTGGGGTGGGTAAATGCAGGTCAGGTTGGTGTATTGATCGCTAACAACGTAGACCCGATTTATTCTTACCACAAAGGAGAAGATTTCAAAAAATCTTTAACTAAAGTTCCTTATGTAATCGCAGTTGCTGATAAGAAAAATGAAATGTACAAAGCAGCTAAGGCTGTAATTCCTGTAGCTAACTGGCTAGAATCTTGGGGTGATATCGAGCCTCAGACAGGTGTATATTCATTAATGCAGCCAACCATCCAGAAAATCTACAAATCAAGACAGATCGAAGAATCTTTATTGGTTTGGAAGAATGGTAAAAACAATGCTGCTAATAATTACTACGATTATTTAAAAGCTAATGCTTCTTCTATCTTAGGAGGAACTTCTTTCAACAAAGCTTTATATAATGGTATTAATGTTTCTCCAAATGCTACAACTTTAGCTTACACCGGAGGAAACGGTGCACAAGCTGCTGCTGAAGTAAGCGGATTCAAAGCTTCTGATTTAGAATTGGTACTATATACTAAGACTTCTATGGGAGACGGTACTCAGGCAAACAACCCTTGGTTGCAGGAATTACCGGATCCATTAACAAGAATGTCTTGGGATAACTACTTGACTATTTCTCCGAAAGATGCAGAAAGATTAGGAATTGATAACGATCTTAATGCGAGAATGCAGTTAGACGGTTCTATCGTAAACCTTACTGTAAACGGAGTAACAATAAAAGATGTTCCTGTATTCGTACAACCGGGACAAGCTGACGGATCTGTAGGTCTTGCACTTGGTTATGGTAAAAAAGATTCAGGAGCTACAGCCGATACTGGTGTAAATGCTTATCCTTTATTCGACGGATCTAACTTAGTTCTTTCTAATGCTAAGATCGAAAAAACAGGAGAAGATCATGAGTTTGCAGGTATCCAGCTTCAAAATACTCTAATGGGACGTTATGAAATCGCTAAAGAAGTTCCTTTGGCAGATTACCTGAACGTAGCATTTGATGATGAGCATAATGGATGGAATAAGCCATTGGAATATCACACAATCAGTGGAGCACTTCCTGCAAGAAAGATTGACCTTTGGGATGCTTTCGATGATACAGATGGTCCTCACTTCAACTTATCAATCGACTTGAACTCTTGTACAGGTTGTGGAGCATGTATTATTGCTTGTCAGGCTGAAAATAACGTTCCTGTTGTAGGTAAGGACGAGATCAGAATGTCTAGAGATATGTATTGGTTAAGAATTGACCGTTACTATTCTTCAAGACAAAAAGTAGAAGTGTATGAAGGATTAAAAGATGGATTAGCTGTTCCTGAATTGTACGGAACCGCATTCAACAAAGAAGGAGGTGCGTTGAACCATCCTGCTGATAATCCGGATGTAATCTTCCAGCCGGTAATGTGTCAGCACTGTAACCACGCTCCATGTGAAACTGTATGTCCGGTTGCGGCTACTTCACACGGTAAGCAAGGTCAGAACCACATGGCTTACAACAGATGTATCGGTACAAGATATTGTGCAAACAACTGTCCTTATAAAGTAAGACGTTTCAACTGGTTTACATATAACCTAAACGATAAGTTCGACTTCAACATGAACAACGATTTAGGAAGAATGGTACTTAACCCGGATGTTGTTGTAAGAACAAGAGGGGTTATGGAAAAATGTTCAATGTGTATCCAGGAAACTCAGGCTACAATCTTAGCTGCTAAGAGAGAAAACAGAAAAGTAACAGACAACGAATTCAAAAATTCTTGTGCTTGTGCTGCTGCTTGTTCTACCGGAGCAATGACGTTTGGAGACATGAATGACAAAGAATCTGAAGTAAGAGAGCTATACTCTAGCAACAGAAGATATTATTTACTAGAAGAGATCGGAACAAAACCAAATGTGTTCTATCATACTAAAGTAAGAAACAGAGTAGAAAAATAAAGTTTAAATAATAAATAGGTAAAAAATGTCAGGACATTACGAAGCTCCGATAAGGGAACCTCTAATTATTGGTCACAAAACTTATCACGATATCACAGAAGATATTGCACGACCTATCGAAGAAAGAGCAGGTAAATTATGGTGGATTTCATTATATGCAGCCTTAGTTCTATTCATCTATGGATTCGGATGTATCGCTTATACTATCGGAACAGGTATTGGAGCATGGGGGCTTAACAGAACTATTAACTGGGGTTGGGATATCACCAACTTCGTATGGTGGGTAGGTATTGGTCACGCCGGAACCCTAATCTCAGCGGTATTATTATTATTTAGACAGAGATGGAGAATGTCTGTAAACAGATCTGCAGAGGCGATGACGATCTTTGCGGTTGTACAGGCGGCAATCTTCCCGGTAATTCACATGGGTAGAGTTTGGGTAGGATATTGGGTATTCCCTTTACCAAACCAGTTCGGTTCTCTTTGGGGGAACTTCAACTCACCTCTACTTTGGGACGTATTTGCGATCTCTACATATTTCTCGGTATCAACTGTATTCTGGTTCATGGGACTAATCCCAGACTTTGCAATGATCAGAGATAGAGCAAAAACACCTTGGACTAAGAAAATTTATACATTCCTTGCATTCGGTTGGGGTGGGAAAGCAAAACACTGGCAAAGATTCGAAGAACTTTCTTTAGTTCTTGCAGGTTTGGCAACTCCTCTTGTATTCTCAGTACACACTACCGTATCTTTTGACTTCGCAACTTCGGTTATTAAAGGATGGCACTCTACAATTTATCCTCCTTACTTCGTTGCCGGTGCGATTTTCTCAGGATTTGCAATGGTACAAACATTATTGTTAGTTGCTAGAAAAGTTTGTCACCTTGAAGATTATATTACAATGTACCATATCGAAATTATGAACATCGTAATCATCTTAACAGGGGGTATGGTAACTGTAGCTTACGCAACTGAATATTTCATCGGATGGTATTCTGGATCTAGATTTGAAGATTTTACTTATCTTTCTCCGGGTGCTGCTGTTGGACCTTACTGGTGGGCTTTCTGGTCACTAATTATCTGTAACCTTGTAATTCCGGCTTCTTTCTGGTTCAAGAGAGCAAGAACGAATATTATCTGGACATTCATTGTTGCATTAATTATCAATATCGGTATGTGGTTTGAGCGTTTTGATATCATCGTTATCAACCTTTCAAGAGACTACTTACCTGGTTCTTGGACGATGTTTAAGCCAACAATTATTGATGTGGGGGTATATTTAGGAACGATCGGATTCTTCTCTGTATTATTCTTATTATATGCAAGAACATTCCCTGTAATTGCACAGGCTGAATTAAAATCGATTTTGAAAATCTCAGGTGAAACTTATAAAGCAAAAGAAGGAGATGAGCACCACTAAAATTGTATACGGACTTTATGCTGACGACGACGATTTAATGAACGGCGTTAAAGCATTCAACGATAAAGGAATCGCAATCAACGAAGTTTATACTCCGTTTCCGGTTCACGGACTAGATAAGGCTTTAGGGTTAAAGAAAACTAGAATTTCTGATGCAGCATTCATCTATGCTCTTTACGGTGTTACTATCGGTGCTACTGTAACTTGGTATGTGATGAATCATGACTGGCCTCAAAACATTGGAGGTAAGCCTGCTTTCGATTGGGCTCACAACATGCCTGCATTCGTAGTACCAATGTTCGAACTTATGGTATTCTGTGCTGCTCACATGATGTCATTAACTTTCTTGGTAAGAAACAAAATGTATCCCGGAGCTCCTGCACAAAACCCTGATCCAAGAACAACGGATGATAAATTCATGATGGAATTCGTAACTGAAGATGTAGAATCTGTAAAACAGTTGCTAATTGAAACTGGAGTTGAAGAAATAACTGTTAAAGATGCTTAAAATGAAAAAGAATGTATTAAAAATTACAGCAGTTTTAGGTTTAACAACAGTTTTACTTAACTCTTGCGGACCGAAAGAAAATGTGCCATTGGTATATTTCCCGGATATGTACTTCCCGGTAGCTTACGATCCATTGATGAAAGCTCAGGATGCCTATTCAGATCATGAAAATGAAATTCCGGCATTTGTTAAAAATAATGGTGCAACAGGTCTTTCTCCAGTAGAAGGATCGGTGGCTCAAAATAAAGACGGAGTTTTTGAAGAAGGAAAATTACCTAAAACAACAGACGAGTACAACGCAGGTTATGAAGCTTCAAAAGCAGTAACATCTTCTCCTTTGAATCCTGCTAATGCAGAAAAGGATATTGAAAGAGGAAAATTGTTATTTGATAAAACTTGTGCGGCTTGTCACGGTGTAGGTGGTGACGGACAAGGACCAATAGTACAAAGCGGAGCATATTCTGGAGTACCAAATTATGCTGACAGAGAAGTTACTGTAGGATCTGTTCATTATGTGTTAACGAACGGTAGAAACAACA from Chryseobacterium camelliae includes these protein-coding regions:
- a CDS encoding gliding motility lipoprotein GldH, translated to MHKIFGLLTLILLFSCNSSGEDVIMNAVDGKWSKKQEQKFNLEISDPQNPKNIIFVVRNNNDYPYSNIRFIVNFTNLQNKKKDVDTLNYVLAKPNGEWLGTGFGDTKETFFQYKLKYTFPEKGKYEIGMIQAMRNDNLPGIEDIGVKIETAKP
- a CDS encoding transglycosylase domain-containing protein; protein product: MEENKQNNGSKGRTFPLPPKKKKDTSWKKWVKVVWIGFIAVVLGISGLFFAVSQGFLGEMPDVKELENPNIYVASEIISSDGVVLGKFEKEKTQPVIYKDLPPYLVYALQAKEDERFKEHSGIDLQSIARAVVYGGSRGGGSTITQQLAKLLFTGNASQNKIERAFQKLKEWVVAVSLEKRYTKEEIITQYFNKFDFLFNANGVEMASKVYFNKTTSQLTLPEAATFVAMLENPRKNNPYRNPEQAKERRNVVLEQMQKTGYIDMATYERAKETPVTVDFHPIKDITEGYSAYYKHYLRKEINKYLEDYEKETGKKLNLYRDGLKIYVTLDSKMQKYAEESIKEHLTDLQKRFDAEQRGRKDRPFYYLNSTQINDLMVQAMKRTGRYKLLKADGLSDEAIIAEFKKPVKTSRFTWNGEEEVEMSPWDSIKWHKQVAQAGLMSVVPGTGEIKAWVGGIDWQHFQYDHIKQGKRQVGSTFKPFVYATAIMKLGLTPCSTISNASFNKGSYHVPGRGGMLTLKDALAHSQNPVALRLAEMTGTQSVIQTARDLGVTEEISTSLPMALGASDITIYEMVGAYSTFANYGNYNKPEMIWRIEDANGRVIKEVNVEPKEVMNPLYAYTMIELMKGVAQYGTASGELGRKGISKDVEIAGKTGTTQNNSDGWFMGITPRLATGAWVGWEDRATHFFGTGEGQGAKMALPIWAIYMKKVWADKSLGISPQDKFIKPSEWKDGCSNLKGLGSGYGDDGGLQTLDEIKNPKPVDPSPKKNQDKKDENVNENLNKGEEIDFNNK
- a CDS encoding protein adenylyltransferase SelO, translating into MNLTKIQQPFTEIFPGDFSGNPMQRMTPKVLFSTVVPVEFKSPKLIAFNEKLSEEIGLGKYEEKDLGFLVGNHLPENIKPYSTAYAGHQFGNWAGQLGDGRAILAGEIENHLGKKTEIQWKGAGATPYSRHADGRAVLRSSLREYLMSEAMYSLGIPTTRALSLCLTGENVVRDILYSGNPQEEKGAVVVRTAESFLRFGHFELMSAQNEYQTLQNLLDFTIKNYFPEIQSEENQKYKDFFESVAKRTADLMVEWFRVGFVHGVMNTDNMSILGLTIDYGPFSMMDEYDLNFTSNTTDLPGRRYAFGKQGQISQWNLWQLANALHPIIKDEKFLEDTLNKFGDYFWKEHDKMLCNKFGFDQLLESDEAFFINWQGLMQELQLDYTLFFNLLEKTDGNMDLKSEFEKIAYLLLDDKALSKIKDFLGQYKLRLEKNKISRAESIALMQKNNPKFMLRNYLLYECIEEIENGKTFLLEKLITALENPYEEKFPEFSVKRPSKYDDVSGCSMLSCSS
- a CDS encoding DUF6080 domain-containing protein → MSISSKLYSFFKIVFPSTYIEFGVFLFFLCVYGILGSYIAVNYTVIFDDRIPWDAYFSFDNRSIVMTGGSFERHPLSYYFFNWLREFAFLFSDGKKNDVFRLVLAWTSNLMVSLSIVQIFKYLKNIIQLPLFIGLLLVVFFSLFSTAILLSFTPENFTYTLFLLMLFNYYAAVRIKNDKKISALALVAGGITIGGLTITNLVKVFIPVFFEKNLFKNWKKLLDAFTRGLLTVICFVLLYLNRIEFKYQNIFSKTSSQYEKFSNAEPASIWDMVVSFFFGGNMLFSSFIIRDKHNMKGFHYKGLFMDVYSSPVSYLFVFVVVGLLVWSYCKNFKNKLVQIIAISFILDIIIHCFMRFGLHTSYIYGGHFVFVYILLLGWLFYAYKSSPKMLSFLSTILCVLLIYLGYNNYLRMAEFFNFLNTFYQ
- a CDS encoding SPOR domain-containing protein, whose product is MKNLIKLFSILSLLSFYNIDAQQVVKKDTLSGTELIISMDARVNDAMTSLEDKCSKVSYGKSSNIIDDTPSKPTKILVPNRELTNAEICRKNPRILGYKIQITTVKSNDEANEIKTYFRKRFPNLKVETDASLRPNYKILAGSYFSKQSAASDLSKIKEYFKSAIAVQYRIFCAEAK